A window from Sulfurirhabdus autotrophica encodes these proteins:
- a CDS encoding HEPN domain-containing protein, with translation MPHKELFAHYQKNRHDAFCTIPHPDGKGQLQCGSLAWEKFGKLAGRVFEFEPTLAQRVSEGRVMKEVIDAFVQRVLREHQEIDQITAEQILVDAAGMSSQALQTTEHYLPCVLFLHGKPDEFSIGPVTFVRRKKFFQNKKQVHRRSVEAEIAAHIEHVDKHIEQGFSRERAATVEQSRHLVRGLHARAIKTYRGYPWIAKVQIINCDHEVSEKLAAKAIETALNVIRILLGAERTRRLRLAWSRGDALRTAGMWADAQDMIHVQTGLSSIGPVGFENWYEGLTQGSGHELQILGSALAPLVDPREITHLHERFVDAINWFGDAATDTESTASVVKYVSAIERLFFGKFDRGHKTEFASRIKIVCNLFGYEDGGQAYEDALQVYNARSALLHGDLSPRDKKSQEIALLAEELSRRCILCSTHLYPMMLAAYKNPDAETLEMVMKKIGDEGLDWLAKAANYTKASDL, from the coding sequence ATGCCGCACAAGGAGCTATTTGCGCATTATCAGAAGAATCGTCATGACGCTTTTTGCACTATCCCACACCCAGATGGAAAAGGGCAACTTCAATGCGGTTCACTTGCGTGGGAAAAGTTTGGCAAACTTGCAGGACGTGTTTTTGAATTCGAACCAACGCTGGCACAGCGGGTCAGCGAAGGGCGCGTAATGAAAGAAGTTATTGATGCTTTTGTGCAACGAGTGCTGAGAGAGCATCAAGAAATTGACCAAATAACGGCAGAACAAATTTTGGTTGATGCTGCCGGAATGTCTTCGCAAGCACTCCAAACCACAGAACACTACCTCCCTTGCGTACTGTTTCTCCATGGAAAACCTGATGAATTCAGTATTGGTCCAGTTACTTTCGTCAGAAGGAAGAAATTTTTTCAAAACAAAAAGCAGGTTCATCGAAGAAGTGTAGAAGCTGAGATTGCTGCTCATATAGAGCACGTAGATAAGCATATTGAACAAGGTTTTTCGCGCGAACGGGCGGCCACCGTTGAACAGTCAAGACATCTAGTGAGGGGGCTTCATGCACGCGCAATAAAGACGTATCGTGGTTACCCTTGGATAGCCAAAGTGCAGATTATCAATTGCGACCATGAGGTTTCAGAAAAGCTCGCAGCAAAAGCTATAGAGACGGCACTTAATGTTATTCGTATTCTACTTGGGGCGGAACGTACCAGGAGACTGAGGTTGGCATGGTCGCGAGGGGATGCTTTACGGACAGCCGGTATGTGGGCCGATGCACAGGACATGATTCATGTCCAAACCGGATTAAGCAGTATCGGGCCAGTCGGGTTTGAGAACTGGTACGAAGGGTTGACTCAAGGAAGTGGCCATGAGCTACAAATATTGGGATCAGCGCTAGCGCCACTTGTGGACCCGCGTGAAATTACTCACTTACATGAGCGGTTCGTCGATGCGATCAATTGGTTTGGAGATGCCGCTACTGACACGGAATCCACGGCTAGTGTGGTTAAGTATGTTTCTGCAATAGAGCGGCTATTTTTTGGAAAGTTTGATAGAGGCCACAAGACTGAATTTGCGAGCCGCATAAAAATAGTATGCAATTTATTTGGCTATGAAGATGGCGGGCAGGCATATGAAGACGCACTGCAAGTCTATAACGCACGCTCGGCATTACTGCACGGAGATTTATCACCAAGAGATAAAAAATCGCAAGAAATAGCTTTGTTGGCTGAAGAGCTTAGTCGCCGCTGTATCTTATGTTCCACCCATCTTTATCCAATGATGTTAGCTGCGTACAAAAATCCAGATGCAGAGACACTTGAAATGGTCATGAAAAAAATTGGCGATGAGGGGCTTGATTGGCTTGCAAAGGCAGCTAATTATACAAAGGCCTCCGATCTGTAG
- a CDS encoding type I restriction endonuclease subunit R produces the protein MFNESNTVEAYLYDLLSGPAKSVPANLAQEPQVTYGRSHKGLGWRRLASADIPRQPQDVLVEQWVREALIRLNPEIAAHPDHADEVLYKLRAIILSVRSDGLIRANEEMTAWLRGERSMPFGQNNEHVPIRLIDYDNLDQNQYVVTQQFVYRAGSAERRADLVLLVNGLPLVLIEAKTPTRSAVSWVDGAVQVHDDYEKFVPELFVCNVFSVATEGKEYHYGSLGLPVKDWGPWNLDADGGDPQRHPLHGLKLAAESMLRPHVVLDILSSFTLFATDKKQRRIKIICRYQQYEAANKIVERVLAGYPKKGLIWHFQGSGKSLLMVFAAQKLRLHPHLKNPTVLIVVDRIDLDTQITGTFTGADIPNLEKAETRDKLQQLLAQDVRKIIITTIFKFGEADGALNERSNIIALVDEAHRTQEGDLGRKMRDALPNAFLFGLTGTPINRFDKNTFYAFGADEDTKGYMSRYGFEESIRDGATLKLHFEPRLVDLHIDKAAIDAAFKEMTGGLSDLDKDNLGKTAAKMAVLVKTPERIRYVCEDIVRHFQSKVEPNGFKGQIVTFDRESCLLYKTELDKLLPPEASDIVMTVNANEPQYKAFSRSRDEDERLLDRFRDPNDPLKLLIVTSKLLTGFDAPILQAMYLDKPLRDHTLLQAICRVNRTYSEQKTHGLIVDYLGIFDDVAKALEFDDKSILSVVSNIQELMDRLPEAMQKCLAFFTGVDRTVEGYEGLISAQQCLPNNTVRDNFAGEYSVLGKLWEAISPDTILGQYEKDYKWLSQVYQSVQPSSGHGKLIWHSLGAKTIELIHQNVHVDAVRDDLDTLVLDADLLEAVLSNPDPSKAKEIEIKVARRLRKHLGNPKFKALSERLDALRDRFESGQVNSVEFLKALLQIAKEVLQAEKEIPPEEDEDRGKAALTELFNEVKTAETPIMVERVVTDIDEIVRLVRFPGWQDTLAGEREIKKALRKALFKYKLHADEELFEKAYSYIRQYY, from the coding sequence ATGTTTAATGAGTCAAATACCGTAGAAGCATACCTCTATGACCTGCTCTCCGGGCCGGCGAAGTCCGTTCCCGCCAATCTCGCTCAGGAACCCCAGGTCACCTATGGTCGCAGCCACAAGGGTCTCGGTTGGCGCCGTCTCGCCAGCGCCGACATTCCGCGCCAGCCACAGGATGTGCTAGTCGAGCAATGGGTGCGTGAGGCGCTGATCCGCCTCAACCCTGAGATTGCCGCCCACCCAGACCACGCTGATGAAGTGCTGTACAAGCTGCGCGCCATCATCCTGTCGGTGCGCTCAGACGGCCTGATTCGCGCCAACGAGGAAATGACTGCTTGGCTGCGCGGTGAGCGTTCCATGCCCTTCGGCCAGAACAACGAGCATGTGCCAATACGTCTGATTGACTACGACAACCTCGACCAGAACCAGTATGTCGTCACCCAGCAGTTCGTCTACCGCGCCGGCAGCGCCGAGCGCCGGGCCGATCTGGTATTGCTGGTCAACGGCCTACCGCTGGTGCTGATCGAAGCCAAGACGCCGACACGCTCGGCTGTGAGCTGGGTGGATGGCGCGGTACAGGTACATGACGACTACGAGAAGTTCGTGCCGGAATTGTTCGTCTGCAACGTATTTTCGGTGGCCACCGAGGGTAAGGAATATCACTACGGTTCGCTCGGCCTGCCAGTCAAGGACTGGGGTCCGTGGAATCTGGATGCGGATGGTGGTGACCCGCAGCGGCACCCTTTGCATGGTCTGAAGCTCGCAGCGGAAAGCATGTTGCGGCCCCATGTGGTGCTGGACATCCTCTCCAGTTTCACTCTGTTCGCCACGGACAAGAAGCAGCGCCGCATCAAGATCATTTGTCGTTATCAGCAATACGAAGCAGCGAACAAGATCGTCGAGCGTGTGCTGGCAGGTTATCCCAAGAAAGGCTTGATCTGGCACTTCCAGGGTTCGGGTAAATCGCTGCTGATGGTGTTCGCGGCGCAGAAGCTGCGCCTGCATCCCCACCTGAAAAACCCGACCGTGCTGATCGTGGTGGATCGCATCGACCTCGACACCCAGATCACCGGCACCTTCACGGGGGCCGACATCCCCAATCTGGAAAAGGCCGAGACTCGCGACAAGCTGCAACAATTGCTGGCGCAGGACGTGCGGAAAATCATCATCACGACGATCTTCAAGTTCGGCGAGGCCGATGGCGCGTTAAACGAGCGCAGCAATATCATTGCCCTGGTGGACGAGGCGCACCGCACCCAGGAAGGCGACCTTGGCCGCAAGATGCGCGATGCCCTGCCGAATGCCTTCCTCTTCGGCCTGACCGGTACGCCGATCAATCGTTTCGACAAGAATACCTTCTACGCCTTTGGTGCCGATGAGGATACCAAGGGCTACATGAGCCGCTACGGCTTTGAGGAGTCCATCCGCGATGGGGCGACATTGAAGCTGCACTTCGAGCCGCGCCTGGTGGATTTGCATATCGACAAGGCCGCCATTGATGCGGCTTTCAAGGAGATGACTGGCGGCCTCTCCGACTTGGACAAGGACAACCTCGGCAAGACCGCTGCCAAGATGGCTGTGCTGGTCAAGACGCCGGAGCGAATCCGGTACGTGTGTGAGGACATCGTCCGGCACTTCCAGAGCAAGGTGGAGCCGAATGGATTCAAGGGGCAAATCGTCACCTTCGATCGGGAATCATGCCTGCTCTACAAGACCGAACTCGACAAGCTGCTGCCGCCCGAGGCATCCGATATCGTGATGACGGTGAATGCGAACGAGCCCCAATATAAGGCATTCTCACGTAGTCGGGATGAAGACGAACGGCTGCTCGACCGCTTCCGCGACCCCAACGACCCGTTGAAACTACTGATCGTTACCTCCAAGCTGCTCACTGGCTTCGACGCACCGATCTTGCAGGCCATGTATCTCGACAAGCCACTGCGCGATCACACGCTGTTGCAGGCCATCTGCCGTGTGAACCGCACCTACTCCGAACAGAAGACCCATGGACTGATCGTGGACTACCTCGGCATCTTCGACGACGTGGCCAAGGCACTGGAGTTTGACGATAAATCCATACTCTCCGTCGTCAGCAACATCCAGGAACTCATGGACCGGTTGCCTGAGGCGATGCAGAAATGCCTGGCTTTCTTTACCGGCGTGGATCGCACGGTTGAAGGTTACGAGGGCCTGATCTCCGCCCAGCAATGCCTGCCTAACAACACGGTGCGCGATAATTTCGCTGGTGAATACAGCGTGCTCGGTAAGCTTTGGGAGGCGATTTCGCCTGACACTATCCTCGGCCAGTACGAGAAGGACTACAAGTGGCTGTCGCAGGTGTACCAGTCGGTGCAGCCTTCCAGTGGCCACGGCAAGTTGATCTGGCATTCCCTCGGGGCCAAGACCATCGAGCTGATCCACCAGAACGTGCATGTCGATGCCGTGCGCGACGATCTTGATACCCTGGTGCTGGATGCTGATCTGCTGGAGGCGGTGCTCTCCAATCCCGATCCGAGCAAGGCCAAGGAAATAGAAATCAAGGTAGCACGCCGGCTGCGCAAGCATCTCGGCAATCCAAAATTCAAGGCGCTATCGGAACGGCTGGATGCTCTGCGGGATAGGTTTGAGTCAGGGCAGGTCAACAGTGTTGAATTTCTGAAAGCCTTGCTTCAGATCGCCAAGGAGGTGTTGCAGGCCGAGAAGGAAATTCCGCCTGAGGAGGACGAGGACCGTGGTAAGGCCGCGCTGACCGAGCTCTTTAACGAGGTGAAAACCGCCGAGACGCCGATCATGGTCGAGCGTGTGGTGACGGACATCGATGAGATTGTTCGCTTGGTTCGCTTTCCCGGCTGGCAGGATACCTTGGCCGGCGAGCGGGAAATCAAGAAAGCGCTGCGTAAAGCACTATTCAAATACAAGTTACACGCGGACGAGGAATTGTTCGAGAAGGCGTATAGCTATATCCGGCAATATTACTAA
- a CDS encoding type II toxin-antitoxin system RelE/ParE family toxin: protein MEIHFKDKKIRELCEKQAVAEKKLGAACARKLRTRLDDLDAAGRVTDLTAGNPHLLKGDRSGQIALDLAGGWRLVFASDQDPCPVRDDLSIDWSQVTIICIEFIGDYHE from the coding sequence TTGGAGATACACTTCAAGGACAAAAAGATTCGAGAGTTATGTGAAAAGCAGGCTGTTGCTGAGAAAAAACTCGGTGCCGCTTGCGCACGTAAATTAAGAACACGGCTTGATGACTTAGATGCAGCAGGCCGGGTAACTGATTTAACTGCGGGCAATCCCCATCTACTCAAGGGGGATCGTTCGGGCCAGATTGCTCTCGATTTGGCAGGAGGTTGGCGGCTCGTATTTGCTTCCGATCAAGATCCTTGCCCCGTTCGCGATGATCTGTCCATTGACTGGTCACAGGTCACAATCATCTGCATCGAATTTATTGGAGACTACCATGAATGA
- a CDS encoding ImmA/IrrE family metallo-endopeptidase, with the protein MNDLAAPFAPDWVSPPGDTVLDIIEERDWTQAELAQRLGYTTKHVNQLIKGKVPLTEDAAIRLERVVGSTVGFWLAREAKYRERCARLEAAEKFAGWIDWLDQLPIKELMSAGAIEKRRVDAKSKPGLVESCLRFFGVASPEEWQGHYGEMQAAFRRSREEQSDVGAISAWLRMGEQEAEKQDGPKYDRARFEAALTEIRKLTNLDPAEFQPHLRTLFRQAGVAFVLVPGIPKAHVSGVARWLNLHRPLIQLSLYGKTNDKFWFTLFHEAAHVLLHAKEKKSVYLDDPTKSGADSVEEREANDWAGSFLIPDRFAPQLTGLRTKAAVCDFAEKIGIHPGIVVGRLQHDGLIDPSWMNDLRVSFRFIAAE; encoded by the coding sequence ATGAATGATTTGGCAGCCCCATTCGCACCAGACTGGGTTTCTCCACCAGGGGACACCGTTCTCGACATCATCGAAGAACGTGACTGGACCCAGGCCGAATTGGCGCAACGATTAGGCTATACCACTAAGCACGTTAACCAGCTCATCAAGGGCAAGGTTCCGCTCACAGAAGATGCCGCTATTCGATTGGAACGTGTGGTGGGTAGCACCGTTGGCTTCTGGCTGGCACGTGAAGCGAAGTACCGTGAGCGTTGTGCTCGTCTCGAAGCAGCAGAGAAATTTGCCGGTTGGATAGACTGGCTCGACCAGCTGCCAATCAAAGAATTGATGAGTGCTGGTGCCATCGAGAAACGCCGGGTAGACGCGAAATCTAAACCTGGCCTGGTGGAATCGTGCCTGCGCTTCTTTGGTGTTGCCTCACCTGAAGAGTGGCAGGGCCATTATGGCGAAATGCAGGCCGCATTTCGCCGTAGCAGGGAGGAGCAAAGCGATGTCGGCGCTATCTCTGCCTGGTTGCGTATGGGCGAGCAGGAAGCTGAAAAGCAAGATGGTCCGAAATATGACCGAGCTCGCTTTGAGGCGGCCCTCACCGAGATACGTAAACTGACCAACCTTGATCCAGCAGAATTCCAGCCCCATTTGCGCACCTTGTTCCGCCAGGCAGGAGTGGCTTTCGTACTGGTTCCGGGCATCCCAAAAGCGCATGTCAGTGGTGTTGCGCGTTGGCTTAACCTCCATCGCCCACTTATTCAACTCTCCCTGTATGGCAAAACCAACGACAAGTTCTGGTTTACTCTGTTTCATGAAGCAGCTCACGTGCTGCTGCATGCAAAAGAGAAAAAATCGGTTTATCTGGATGACCCGACTAAATCGGGAGCGGATTCTGTGGAAGAACGTGAAGCCAATGACTGGGCTGGAAGTTTTTTGATCCCTGATCGCTTTGCACCTCAATTGACGGGGCTACGCACTAAGGCAGCCGTATGTGATTTTGCCGAAAAAATTGGCATTCATCCTGGTATCGTGGTCGGCCGTCTCCAACACGATGGCCTGATTGACCCATCTTGGATGAATGATTTGCGTGTGAGTTTCCGTTTCATAGCAGCCGAGTAG
- a CDS encoding type I restriction-modification system subunit M yields MSARITQQELESYLWGAAVLLRGLIDAGDYKQFIFPLLFFKRISDIWEEEYQAALADSGSDLSYAEFAENHRFQIPDGAHWKDVRQSPKNVGMAIQTALRQLEAANPDLLAGIFGDAPWTNRERLPDETLKNLIEHFSTQTLSVANVPEDELGNAYEFLIKKFADDSGHTAAEFYTNRTVVHLMTQLLAPQAGESIYDPTCGTGGMLISALAEVKRSGGEYRTLKLYGQERNLITSGIARMNLFLHGVEDFQIIRGDTLADPKHIEGDRLRKFDVILANPPYSIKQWDRTAWEKDKWGRNFLGTPPQGRADYAFQQHILASLSDKGRCAVLWPHGVLFRNEEQSMRAKMVELDWVEAVIGLGPNLFYNSPMESCIVVCNRRKLAARKGKVLFIDALSEVTRERAQSFLKPEHQQRVLNAYQAFQDESGFAKVATIDQISANKDNLSIPLYVKRQASVISVNGQSQQPETLEAAWEQWQTSGRDFWLQMDNLVETLDGLVTDLPQ; encoded by the coding sequence ATGAGCGCCCGGATCACCCAGCAAGAATTGGAAAGTTATCTCTGGGGCGCAGCTGTCTTGCTGCGCGGCCTGATCGACGCAGGCGACTACAAGCAGTTCATCTTCCCGCTGCTGTTTTTCAAGCGCATCTCGGATATCTGGGAAGAGGAATACCAAGCCGCTTTGGCCGATTCTGGTAGCGATCTCTCCTACGCTGAGTTTGCAGAGAACCACCGCTTCCAGATCCCCGATGGTGCGCACTGGAAGGATGTACGCCAGTCACCGAAAAATGTCGGCATGGCCATTCAGACTGCCCTGCGTCAATTGGAGGCTGCGAATCCCGACCTGCTCGCCGGCATCTTCGGCGATGCGCCGTGGACCAACCGCGAGCGCCTGCCCGACGAAACCCTCAAGAACCTGATTGAGCACTTCTCGACCCAGACGCTCTCGGTCGCCAACGTGCCCGAGGACGAACTCGGCAATGCCTACGAATTCCTGATCAAGAAGTTCGCCGACGACTCAGGCCATACTGCCGCAGAGTTCTACACCAACCGCACCGTCGTGCACCTGATGACGCAACTGCTCGCGCCTCAGGCTGGCGAGTCGATCTACGATCCTACCTGCGGTACGGGCGGAATGCTGATTTCGGCGTTGGCCGAGGTCAAGCGCAGCGGTGGCGAGTACCGCACACTCAAGCTCTATGGGCAGGAACGCAACCTCATCACCTCCGGCATTGCGCGGATGAACCTTTTTTTGCATGGCGTTGAGGATTTTCAGATCATCCGGGGTGACACCCTGGCCGACCCCAAGCACATTGAGGGCGACCGCCTGCGCAAGTTCGACGTGATCCTGGCCAATCCGCCGTATTCCATTAAACAATGGGATCGCACAGCGTGGGAGAAGGATAAATGGGGCCGCAACTTCCTTGGCACCCCACCTCAGGGCCGAGCCGACTACGCCTTCCAGCAGCATATCCTGGCCAGTCTTAGTGACAAAGGCCGCTGCGCCGTTCTCTGGCCCCATGGCGTGCTGTTCCGTAACGAGGAACAATCCATGCGCGCCAAGATGGTCGAGCTGGATTGGGTCGAAGCGGTGATTGGCCTCGGGCCGAACTTGTTCTATAACTCGCCGATGGAATCCTGCATCGTTGTCTGCAACCGCCGCAAACTAGCTGCTCGCAAGGGCAAGGTGCTGTTCATCGACGCGTTGAGTGAGGTCACGCGGGAACGGGCGCAGAGCTTCCTCAAGCCGGAGCACCAGCAGCGTGTTCTTAATGCCTATCAAGCTTTCCAAGATGAGTCAGGGTTTGCAAAAGTAGCAACCATCGACCAAATCTCTGCTAACAAAGACAACCTGTCGATCCCGCTCTACGTCAAACGCCAAGCTTCAGTCATTAGCGTTAATGGTCAATCTCAACAGCCAGAAACACTAGAAGCAGCATGGGAGCAATGGCAAACATCAGGGCGTGATTTTTGGCTACAGATGGATAACCTGGTAGAAACACTGGATGGATTAGTTACCGACCTGCCTCAATAG
- a CDS encoding type I restriction-modification system subunit M, whose protein sequence is MSANEITLNQIESHLWESANILRGPVDAADFKTYIFPLLFFKRICDVWDDEYAEIVADTGDAELALFPESHRFQIPDDCHWNDVRAVATNVGNALQRAMREIEKANPDTLYGVFGDAQWTNKDRLSDPLLKDLIEHFSRLPLGNHNVTSDLLGDAYEYLIKKFADATNKKAGEFYTPRSVVRLMIEMLDPREGETIYDPACGTGGMLLAAVLHVKDMHGDVKRLWGKLYGQEKNLTTSSIARMNLFLHGIEDFQIVRGDTLRNPAFFDGDRLANFDCVIANPPFSLEKWGEEQWINDPFGRNFAGLPPSSSGDFAWVQHMVKSMAEVKGRMAVVLPQGALFRKGAEGAIRQKLLEMDLVEAVIGLAPNLFYGTGLAACILVLRKKKPAQRRKKVMIADASRLFRRGRAQNYLEPEHALEIQRWFENFEDVQDAVRIVSLDDIKAEDWTLNISRYVLPPLQEDIPPLPEAIASFKDALTRCREAEDRLAKVMTEGGWLQ, encoded by the coding sequence TTGAGCGCAAATGAAATCACGCTCAACCAGATTGAATCCCATCTCTGGGAGTCCGCCAATATCCTGCGTGGCCCGGTGGACGCGGCTGACTTCAAGACTTACATCTTCCCGCTGCTATTCTTCAAGCGCATCTGCGATGTCTGGGACGATGAATACGCTGAGATTGTTGCGGACACTGGAGATGCCGAACTTGCGTTATTCCCGGAATCACATCGCTTTCAGATCCCGGATGACTGTCACTGGAATGATGTGCGTGCCGTAGCCACCAATGTGGGCAACGCACTGCAACGGGCCATGCGCGAGATCGAGAAAGCAAATCCTGATACCCTCTATGGCGTATTCGGAGATGCTCAGTGGACCAACAAGGACCGTCTGTCTGATCCACTCCTGAAAGATCTTATCGAGCACTTTTCCAGATTGCCCCTGGGCAACCACAATGTCACCTCTGACTTGCTTGGCGATGCCTACGAATACCTGATCAAGAAATTCGCCGACGCCACCAATAAGAAGGCAGGCGAGTTCTATACGCCGCGCAGCGTGGTTAGGCTGATGATCGAGATGCTCGATCCCCGGGAGGGCGAGACTATCTACGACCCGGCTTGCGGCACTGGCGGCATGCTACTCGCTGCCGTCCTGCACGTGAAGGATATGCACGGTGATGTGAAGCGCTTGTGGGGCAAGCTCTATGGTCAGGAGAAAAACCTCACCACTTCGTCTATCGCCCGTATGAATCTGTTCCTACACGGCATTGAGGACTTTCAGATCGTGCGTGGCGACACTCTCCGAAACCCGGCCTTCTTCGATGGCGACCGCCTCGCCAACTTCGATTGCGTCATCGCCAATCCGCCGTTCTCACTGGAAAAGTGGGGCGAGGAACAGTGGATCAATGACCCATTCGGCCGCAACTTCGCCGGCCTGCCGCCTTCAAGTTCGGGTGATTTTGCCTGGGTGCAGCACATGGTCAAGTCGATGGCCGAGGTCAAAGGACGCATGGCCGTGGTGTTGCCGCAGGGCGCGTTATTCCGCAAAGGGGCCGAGGGTGCGATTCGTCAGAAATTGCTGGAGATGGATCTTGTCGAGGCGGTCATCGGTTTAGCTCCGAACCTGTTCTACGGCACTGGCCTTGCCGCTTGCATACTGGTGCTACGCAAGAAGAAGCCGGCCCAACGGCGCAAGAAAGTCATGATCGCCGATGCGTCCCGCCTGTTTCGGCGTGGACGGGCGCAGAACTACCTGGAGCCTGAGCATGCGCTGGAAATCCAACGCTGGTTCGAAAACTTCGAGGACGTGCAGGACGCCGTGCGCATCGTCAGCCTCGACGATATCAAGGCCGAGGACTGGACGCTCAACATTTCTCGCTACGTGCTACCACCCTTGCAGGAGGATATTCCGCCACTGCCGGAAGCCATTGCCTCATTCAAGGATGCACTCACCCGCTGCCGCGAAGCCGAGGATCGCCTCGCCAAAGTAATGACCGAGGGAGGCTGGCTGCAATGA
- a CDS encoding restriction endonuclease subunit S: MSKANWRKVKFGEVVRLSKARCQDPLAEGVERFVGLEHLEPGDLRIRSWGSVADGVTFTSVFKPGQVLFGKRRAYQRKVAVADFTGVCSGDIYVLETLDANVLLPELLPFICQTEAFFDHAVGTSAGSLSPRTNWKSLAEFEFFLPPMVEQFPLRDLLVAVRDCSDSLSSLLQPTNQLMAARLDALYWQSNLPDDQCVQTEFFRFPKQWRLLRLPGIVLSQPNALTAGPFGTIFKARDFRDSGIPIIQLRHITKSGFAWGESTTFMDQAVYERLHVPYTVKPGDLLIAKMGEPPGMTCIYPPRSPTAMVTPDVIKASIDPDVALAEYMTLVFNNGRTARAISKFMKGGTRTRVSLDNFYSIGLPIPSLAEQAAIVEECAGISNTLTLAAQRNRGLIAFRRKLTAEAFIGGGNV, encoded by the coding sequence ATGTCTAAGGCTAATTGGCGTAAGGTCAAATTCGGAGAAGTGGTGCGCCTCTCCAAGGCACGCTGTCAAGATCCGCTGGCCGAAGGCGTTGAGCGTTTTGTCGGGCTGGAGCATCTGGAGCCGGGTGATCTGCGAATTCGTAGTTGGGGTAGCGTAGCGGACGGTGTCACCTTCACCAGCGTGTTCAAACCGGGACAGGTTTTGTTCGGCAAACGCCGCGCTTACCAGCGCAAGGTGGCGGTAGCCGATTTTACCGGCGTGTGCTCTGGCGATATCTACGTGTTGGAAACTCTGGATGCGAACGTCCTGCTGCCCGAGTTGCTGCCCTTTATCTGCCAGACCGAAGCCTTCTTCGACCATGCGGTAGGCACCTCGGCAGGAAGTCTGAGCCCGCGTACAAACTGGAAAAGCCTAGCTGAATTTGAGTTTTTCCTGCCACCGATGGTGGAGCAATTCCCGCTCAGAGACCTGCTGGTGGCCGTCCGAGACTGTTCAGACTCTCTGTCGAGTCTTCTTCAACCGACAAACCAGCTAATGGCTGCAAGGTTGGATGCCTTGTATTGGCAATCCAATTTACCTGATGATCAATGCGTTCAGACAGAATTTTTCAGATTTCCGAAACAGTGGAGGCTTCTTCGTCTTCCTGGAATCGTTCTATCTCAACCAAATGCTCTGACTGCCGGACCATTCGGAACGATTTTTAAAGCCAGGGATTTCCGAGACTCGGGTATTCCGATCATCCAGCTACGCCACATCACAAAGTCAGGATTCGCTTGGGGCGAAAGCACCACATTTATGGATCAAGCAGTTTATGAGCGTCTTCACGTGCCATACACAGTAAAGCCTGGTGATCTACTGATAGCAAAAATGGGGGAGCCACCGGGCATGACCTGTATTTATCCGCCTAGGTCACCAACTGCAATGGTTACACCGGACGTGATTAAGGCATCAATCGATCCAGATGTGGCACTCGCGGAATATATGACTCTTGTATTCAACAATGGTCGTACCGCACGAGCAATCTCGAAATTTATGAAGGGAGGCACTCGTACACGAGTTTCACTTGATAACTTTTACTCGATAGGCTTGCCGATTCCTTCACTAGCGGAGCAGGCTGCAATCGTAGAAGAGTGCGCAGGCATTTCCAATACGCTAACGCTTGCGGCGCAACGGAATAGGGGGCTAATTGCTTTCCGAAGAAAATTGACTGCCGAAGCATTCATTGGGGGTGGGAATGTTTAA